In Macadamia integrifolia cultivar HAES 741 chromosome 13, SCU_Mint_v3, whole genome shotgun sequence, one DNA window encodes the following:
- the LOC122058727 gene encoding histone-lysine N-methyltransferase ATXR3-like isoform X2 — protein MGDGGVACVSSQHVMERFPIPDTFCGGSGGFNSKSLQLAESQLQRKHEKKMEVDKEGLSSEKERKFESDKEELSSERGKKGEVEKGVVVSEKLPKEEVEEGEVGSFQGPREEVENEEFVPEKSRRREVENGEFVPDKWRKGGEVEKGEFVQDKRRKGKVERGEFVTGRGGWREVEKGEFIPERWRRGEVEKSDLGRGRRGEIEKGEFILEKWRKSEVVKEERGSEKGRKWEMDKVDSAKDRGWKYERDRTPPSVKFSNEDAYQRREFSRSGTEHRKRSSSSRWENGHDRDSKNISRTAVGELGSCKHEYSGGKNHGREHPSGTWLKRHCTESDGSSRKYYGEDYPGSKSRRTFDDGNRAVYEKHNSRGLQESSYRNSSSAKVTSSSRFSSRHYDSTLSCRGVHDRHCRSPAHTEWSPHDRGRYHHRDRSPARSERSPHDRSRHHDHKNRSPIQVERSPYDWSRRHDRRDDRREQTPGYQERSPRDRGRAQDYRESSRKSGGSERQHSWYANQRNEEKLGQRKSAERDSQKHRSTSQTPNGSTVHCSSSGSGDKNINHQCHNEEETQNVTMESKELLPQVNEALEPEELLSMEEDMDISDTPPHVPVMADSSTGKWFYLDHFGVEQGPTKLCDLKRLVEEGFMLSDHLIKHSETDRWVAVENAVSPLVPVNFPSVVSDAITQLASPPEASGNLLADVANAGQLADQGGEELSPSSLQPLSHMHEFSIALEPLEDLHIDERVRALLSGYTVIPGRELETVGDALQMTFEHSDWENWGSSEGFTRFRPSTAYSMQQRDEDFDRSYDAMPKEATDIRSTDTFASADHNDWFSSRWSCKGGDWKRNDETSQDRSSIKKFILNDGYPLCQMPKSRYEDPRWHRKDELYYPSRSRRLDLPHWAFSWSEERNDSSGISRSGQIKQLVARGVKGTMLSVVRINTCVVRDHGSFISEPRTRIRGNERHSSRSHQYFSGSGDGKNSLVEGSSRSRKHSERDLQGLQKSVMSINTPKDHVCTVNELQLHLGDWYYLDGAGHEHGPFSFSKLQALVDKGTIPKNTSAFRKDDNIWVPVVTPGQASEAASVTDSSAARSQVAAQSGDHLASSSFHNLHPQFIGYTCGKLHELVMKLYKSREFAAAINEVLDPWINAKQPKKELDKHPFSSAVTRSSSSQNFMLHKLQKSEDEASLRACKRARMAVNESEEDDEVEDLIKRKDDCSFEDFCGGTIFGEGNDASPEVESESWGLLNCNILARVFHFLRADLKSLAFSAATCKRWNAAARFYRDISRQIDFSSAGPKCTDSMFVSIMDGYKKEKITSVILVGCINISAGALEEILHLFPWISSIDIRGCSQFRELTKKFQNVNWIKSRLSCDTRNFEESHSKMRSLRQITEKSFPVSKAFKGSSSHLDDPSEPGDSLDHDVAVNRKESVGQSLRQSFYRHKKLRDARKPSSLLSRDAQIRWLLRKKAENGYKKMEEFLTLSLRDIMKENTFDFFVPKVAEIEDRMKNGYYIGHGLKSVKEDISRMCRDAIKARNRGDAGDMNHIIMLFIRLATSLDENSNSSHERNGTMKTFKDNAPAGFFSVASKYGKKLNKIVNERKLVRNGASYVNGGIDYGGCTSDREIRRRLSKLNKRGLDSGSETSDDPDQFSEDSSGDGNGSSSDTESDLGFQSEGGIGDLTVDRYLGAEEALDSMTDDREWGARMTKASLVPPVTRKYEVIDRYVIVADEEEVQRKMRVSLPEDYPEKLKAQKNSTEESDMEIPEVKDYKPRKRLGNEVLEQEVYGIDPYTHNLLLDSMPDDVDWTLLDKHMFVEDVLLRVLNKQVRSFTGTGNTPMMYSLRRVVEDILRIAQESGDERTVKACQCILKSMENRPEDNYVAYRKGLGVVCNKEEGFSDDDFVVEFLGEVYPAWKWFEKQDGIRSLQKNNKDPAPEFYNIYLERPKGDSDGYDLVVVDAMHKANYASRICHSCRPNCEAKVTAVDGRYQIGIYTVRPISYGEEITFDYNSVTESKEEYEASVCLCGSQVCRGSYLNLTGEGAFQKILKECHGMLDRHQLMLEACELNFVSENDYIDLGRAGVGICLLDGLPDWLIAYSARLVRFINFERTKLPEEIFRHNLEEKRKFFLDICRDTEKSEAEVQAEGVYNQRLQNLAVTLDKVRYVMRSLFGDPKKAPPPLKKLNPEEVVSVLWKGEGSLVEELLQCMAPHVEDDLLNALKSKIDLHDPSGSDDLRTALKKSLLWLRDEVRNLPCTYKCRHDAAADLIHIYAYTKCFFRVQEYKSLTSPPVYISPLDLGPKYTDKLGSGFQEYCKIYGPEAIGATTCLWPENPQIYAYRNGETASETVAEGKYMVIQECPSSFWQSNAGCCS, from the exons ATGGGCGATGGCGGAGTCGCTTGCGTGTCTTCGCAGCATGTTATGGAAAGATTTCCAATTCCAGATACGTTCTGCGGAGGCAGTGGTGGTTTCAATTCTAAGTCTCTACAACTTGCAGAATCGCAGCTTCAGCGAAAGcatgagaagaaaatggaagtAGATAAGGAGGGATTAAGTTCAGAGAAGGAGCGGAAGTTCGAGTCGGATAAGGAGGAACTGAGTTcagagagagggaagaaaggggaagttgagaagGGCGTGGTTGTTTCGGAAAAGCTCCCCAAGGAAGAAGTGGAGGAGGGAGAGGTGGGTTCTTTCCAGGGGCCAAGAGAGGAAGTTGAGAACGAAGAATTTGTTCCTGAGAAGTCACGAAGAAGAGAAGTTGAAAATGGGGAGTTTGTCCCTGATAAGTGGAGAAAAGGTGGTGAAGTGGAGAAGGGAGAGTTTGTTCAGGATAAGAGGCGGAAAGGCAAAGTTGAAAGGGGAGAATTTGTCACCGGAAGAGGAGGGTGGAGAGAAGTAGAGAAGGGAGAGTTCATTCCAGAGAGGTGGAGGAGAGGGGAAGTGGAGAAGTCGGACTTGGGGAGAGGTCGGAGAGGGGAAATTGAGAAAGGAGAGTTTATCCTTGAGAAATGGCGGAAAAGTGAAGTGGTGAAAGAAGAACGTGGttcagaaaaagggagaaaatgggAAATGGATAAAGTAGACAGTGCCAAGGACAGGGGATGGAAGTACGAGCGAGACCGAACACCACCTTCTGTGAAGTTCTCTAATGAGGATGCTTATCAAAGAAGAGAATTTAGTAGGAGTGGGACTGAACATAGAAAGAGGTCTTCTAGTTCCAGGTGGGAAAATGGTCATGACAGGGACTCAAAGAACATTTCGAGGACAGCAGTTGGGGAACTGGGTTCATGTAAGCATGAATACAGTGGCGGCAAGAATCATGGAAGAGAGCACCCATCTGGAACATGGCTGAAACGTCACTGTACAGAATCAGACGGTAGCAGCCGCAAATACTATGGAGAAGATTATCCAGGTTCTAAAAGCAGAAGGACCTTCGATGATGGTAACCGTGCTGTATATGAGAAGCACAATTCACGAGGCCTGCAGGAGAGCTCTTACAGAAATTCTTCTTCAGCAAAGGTGACATCCTCCAGCAGGTTCTCTTCTAGGCATTATGATTCTACTTTGTCATGTAGAGGAGTGCATGACAGGCACTGTCGGAGTCCAGCCCACACTGAGTGGTCCCCACATGACCGGGGGCGGTATCACCACCGGGACAGAAGTCCAGCCCGCTCTGAGCGGTCCCCACATGATCGGAGCCGACACCATGATCACAAGAACCGAAGTCCTATTCAAGTAGAGCGGTCCCCATATGATTGGTCACGACGCCATGACCGGAGGGATGATCGCAGGGAGCAGACTCCAGGTTACCAGGAGAGGTCACCACGTGATCGGGGTAGGGCCCAAGATTATCGGGAGTCAAGTCGAAAGAGTGGGGGAAGTGAAAGACAGCACAGCTGGTATGCAAACCAGAGGAATGAAGAGAAGCTTGGCCAGAGGAAATCAGCTGAAAGGGATTCTCAAAAGCATAGATCAACTTCTCAAACCCCAAATGGCAGCACTGTACATTGTAGTAGTAGTGGTTCTggtgataaaaatatcaatcatCAGTGTCACAACGAAGAAGAGACTCAAAATGTGACCATGGAGTCCAAAGAACTTCTTCCTCAGGTTAATGAAGCACTTGAACCTGAAGAGCTGCTCTCCATGGAAGAGGACATGGATATCAGTGACACACCACCCCATGTTCCAGTTATGGCAGATTCAAGTACAGGAAAATGGTTTTATCTTGATCATTTTGGTGTTGAGCAAGGCCCTACTAAATTATGTGACCTTAAGAGGCTTGTGGAGGAAGGGTTTATGCTGTCAGATCATTTGATAAAGCATTCCGAGACCGACCGATGGGTAGCTGTTGAAAATGCTGTTTCTCCACTGGTGCCTGTGAACTTTCCATCAGTTGTTTCTGATGCCATTACTCAGTTGGCAAGTCCTCCTGAGGCTTCTGGGAATCTATTGGCAGATGTTGCTAATGCTGGGCAATTGGCCGATCAGGGGGGCGAGGAACTGTCTCCCTCTTCACTGCAGCCACTGTCCCACATGCATGAATTTTCAATTGCTTTGGAGCCTTTGGAGGATCTCCACATTGATGAAAGAGTCAGAGCCTTGTTAAGTGGTTACACTGTTATCCCTGGGAGGGAACTCGAGACTGTTGGGG ATGCTTTACAGATGACGTTTGAGCATTCGGACTGGGAAAACTGGGGTAGCTCTGAAG GTTTCACAAGGTTTCGACCTTCCACTGCGTATTCCATGCAACAAAGAGATGAAGATTTCGATAGATCTTATGATGCCATGCCAAAAGAAGCTACAGATATTAGGTCAACTGATACCTTTGCCAGTGCTGACCATAATGACTGGTTTTCCAGCCGATGGTCCTGCAAGGGTGGTGATTGGAAGAGGAATGATGAAACTTCTCAAGATAGGTCATCCATTAAGAAATTTATCCTTAATGATGGTTATCCACTATGCCAGATGCCAAAGTCCCGTTATGAGGACCCACGGTGGCACAGGAAAGATGAGTTATACTATCCCTCCAGGAGCAGAAGGCTTGACCTACCACACTGGGCTTTTTCCTGGTCAGAAGAGAGGAATGATTCCAGTGGTATCAGTAGATCGGGCCAAATCAAGCAACTTGTTGCTAGGGGAGTGAAGGGAACCATGCTATCAGTTGTCAGGATAAATACTTGTGTAGTCAGAGATCATGGTTCATTTATTTCTGAGCCCCGCACGAGAATTAGAGGAAACGAGCGCCACTCATCAAGGTCCCATCAGTATTTCTCTGGAAGTGGTGACGGCAAGAACTCCTTAGTGGAAGGCTCTTCTAGATCCAGGAAACACAGTGAACGAGATTTACAGGGTTTGCAGAAAAGTGTAATGTCCATTAACACCCCAAAAGATCATGTCTGCACGGTTAATGAATTGCAGCTGCATTTGGGTGATTGGTACTACCTTGATGGTGCTGGCCATGAACATGGGCCATTCTCATTTTCTAAGCTACAAGCTTTGGTTGACAAAGGTACTATTCCAAAGAACACTAGTGCCTTCAGGAAGGATGATAACATCTGGGTTCCAGTTGTCACCCCTGGACAGGCTTCTGAAGCTGCATCAGTAACCGATTCTTCTGCTGCTCGGTCACAGGTTGCGGCACAGAGTGGGGATCACCTAGCTTCCAGTTCATTTCACAACTTACATCCTCAGTTCATTGGGTATACATGTGGGAAACTGCATGAGCTGGTCATGAAATTGTATAAGAGCCGGGAATTCGCTGCAGCTATAAATGAGGTCTTGGATCCATGGATCAATGCTAAGCAACCTAAGAAGGAATTAGACAAACACCCTTTTAGTTCAGCTGTCACGAGAAGTTCTTCCTCACAAAACTTCATGTTGCACAAGTTGCAAAAATCAG AAGATGAAGCATCTTTACGTGCTTGTAAAAGAGCTCGGATGGCGGTCAATGAAAGTGAAGAAGACGATGAAGTAGAAGATCTCATCAAACGAAAGGATGACTGCTCCTTTGAGGATTTCTGTGGTGGCACCATTTTTGGTGAAGGAAATGATGCAAGTCCCGAAGTTGAAAGTGAGAGCTGGGGGCTGCTCAATTGTAATATACTGGCACGGGTTTTCCATTTTCTGAGAGCTGACTTGAAGTCCCTAGCGTTCTCTGCGGCTACTTGCAAGCGCTGGAATGCTGCTGCCAGGTTTTACAGGGATATCTCCAGACAGATCGACTTCTCATCTGCAGGCCCCAAATGCACTGACTCCATGTTTGTGAGCATCATG GATGgttataagaaagaaaagataacaTCAGTCATCCTGGTTGGCTGCATCAATATTAGTGCTGGTGCCCTTGAAGAAATTCTCCATTTGTTCCCTTGGATATCTTCTATAGATATCAGGGGCTGtagccagttcagggaattgacaaaaaaatttcaaaatgtgaACTGGATAAAGAGCCGCCTTTCTTGTGACACTAGGAATTTTGAAGAGAGTCATTCAAAAATGAGGAGCCTTAGACAGATAACGGAGAAAAGTTTCCCAGTTTCTAAAGCTTTCAAGGGCTCTAGTAGTCATTTGGATGATCCCAGTGAACCTGGAGATTCTCTTGATCATGATGTCGCTGTAAATAGGAAAGAGTCAGTTGGTCAATCATTGCGGCAAAGCTTTTACAGACATAAAAAATTACGTGATGCCAGAAAGCCGTCATCACTCCTATCAAGGGATGCCCAAATAAGGTGGTTGCTTCGCAAGAAAGCTGAAAATGGGTataagaaaatggaagaattCCTAACTCTGAGTCTTAGGGACATCATGAAGGAGAacacttttgatttttttgtaccTAAG GTTGCAGAAATCGAAGATAGGATGAAGAATGGTTATTACATTGGTCATGGCTTGAAATCTGTCAAGGAGGATATCAGTAGAATGTGTCGTGATGCAATAAA AGCCCGGAATCGTGGTGATGCTGGAGATATGAATCATATCATTATGTTATTCATCCGACTTGCCACAAGTTTGGATGAGAATTCTAATTCTTCTCATGAAAGAAATGGAACAATGAAGACATTCAAGGATAATGCACCTGCTGGGTTTTTCTCTGTTGCCTCCAAGTATGGAAAGAAACTCAATAAAATAGTGAATGAAAGGAAACTCGTTCGTAATGGTGCATCCTATGTTAATGGAGGTATAGATTATGGAGGATGTACATCTGATCGGGAAATAAGAAGACGCTTATCCAAGTTGAATAAGAGAGGTTTAGATTCAGGTAGTGAGACTTCTGATGACCCTGATCAGTTTTCTGAAGATTCCAGTGGTGATGGCAATGGTTCTTCCTCAGATACAGAAAGTGACTTAGGATTCCAGTCTGAAGGAGGAATTGGTGATTTGACTGTAGATAGATACTTAGGGGCAGAGGAGGCTTTAGATTCTATGACTGATGACCGTGAATGGGGTGCTCGGATGACGAAAGCAAGCCTCGTTCCTCCTGTTACTAGGAAGTATGAAGTCATTGATCGATATGTTATTGTGGCAGATGAGGAGGAAGTGCAACGGAAGATGCGAGTTTCTCTACCTGAGGACTATCCTGAGAAGCTCAAGGCTCAAAAGAATAGCACTGAGGAATCAGATATGGAAATCCCTGAAGTAAAGGACTACAAACCCAGGAAACGACTTGGAAATGAGGTCCTAGAACAGGAAGTCTACGGTATAGATCCTTATACTCATAATCTTCTCCTAGACTCCATGCCAGATGATGTGGATTGGACGCTTCTAGATAAGCATATGTTTGTTGAAGATGTGCTTCTGCGAGTTCTGAATAAGCAAGTCAGGTCCTTCACTGGTACTGGAAACACCCCCATGATGTATTCCTTGCGGCGTGTTGTTGAAGATATTCTAAGGATTGCTCAGGAAAGTGGTGACGAACGCACTGTGAAAGCGTGCCAATGTATCTTAAAGTCTATGGAAAATCGTCCCGAAGACAATTATGTTGCTTATAGAAAG GGGCTTGGAGTAGTTTGCAATAAAGAAGAAGGTTTTAGCGACGATGATTTTGTTGTGGAGTTTCTGGGGGAG GTTTATCCTGCTTGGAAATGGTTTGAGAAGCAAGATGGCATTCGGTCCCTgcaaaaaaacaataaagatcCAGCCCCAGAGTTCTATAACATATATCTAGAGAGGCCAAag GGAGACTCTGATGGGTATGATTTAGTTGTTGTTGATGCCATGCACAAGGCAAACTATGCGAGTCGTATTTGTCACTCGTGCAGACCTAATTGCGAGGCGAA AGTTACTGCAGTAGATGGTCGGTACCAAATTGGAATTTATACTGTACGACCAATTAGTTATGGCGAGGAGATCACATTTGATTATAATTCTGTAACGGAG AGTAAGGAAGAGTATGAAGCTTCTGTTTGTTTGTGCGGCAGCCAAGTCTGCAGGGGAAGCTATTTGAATTTGACTGGTGAAGGGGCTTTTCAAAAG ATATTGAAAGAGTGCCATGGAATGCTAGACCGTCATCAGTTGATGTTAGAGGCTTGTGAGTTGAATTTTGTTTCGGAAAATGATTATATTGACTTGGGAAGAGCTGGTGTAGGCATTTGTTTGCTTGATGGGTTGCCTGATTGGCTTATTGCATATTCAGCTCGACTG GTGAGGTTTATAAATTTCGAGAGAACAAAACTCCCGGAAGAGATTTTTAGGCATAAtttggaagagaagaggaaattCTTTTTAGATATTTGCCGAGATACTGAGAAGAGCGAGGCTGAGGTTCAG GCTGAGGGTGTGTACAACCAAAGGCTTCAAAATTTGGCTGTTACTCTTGATAAG GTGAGGTATGTAATGAGGAGTCTATTTGGTGACCCAAAGAAAGCTCCACCACCACTGAAGAAGCTAAATCCTGAGGAAGTGGTTTCTGTCCTCTGGAAAGGGGAGGGATCACTTGTGGAAGAATTACTTCAGTGCATGGCTCCTCATGTAGAAGATGATTTGCTAAATGCCCTCAAGTCCAAGATTGATTTGCATGACCCATCTGGTTCTGATGATCTCCGGACTGCGCTTAAAAAATCGTTATTATG GTTGAGGGATGAGGTCCGGAATCTTCCTTGTACATATAAGTGCCGTCATGATGCTGCTGCTGACTTGATCCATATTTATGCTTAtacaaaatgtttttttagagTCCAG GAGTACAAGTCTTTAACATCTCCACCTGTTTATATTAGTCCTCTAGACTTGGGCCCCAAGTACACAGATAAATTGGGGTCAGGTTTCCAGGAGTATTGCAAGATTTATG GCCCAGAAGCCATCGGTGCGACAACGTGTTTATGGCCCGAGAACCCTCAGATTTATGCTTACAGGAATG GAGAAACAGCCTCAGAGACCGTGGCCGAAGGAAAGTATATGGTCATTCAAGAGTGCCCCTCGAGTTTTTGGCAGTCCAATGCTGGATGCTGTTCTTAA